In Hyphomicrobiales bacterium, a single window of DNA contains:
- a CDS encoding carbohydrate ABC transporter permease codes for MRARYPVLRGAAWYVISTLVTVIFLFPIYWMFMISLKAPEEIFKSPPAWFPAQPQLGSYIALFKDGDVWSLWNSLVIAGLSTLVAMVLGTVCAYAIVRFRTGGENLAIWILSQRMLPPIAVVFPIFLAYASFGLSDSYAGLVLLYTAFALPYVIWMMRGYLMDVPVELEEAALVDGYSHLAVLWKVTVPMARNGLIATAIFAFVFSWNEFLFALILTRTEVITFTVQISQYFGSQSTFWAKIAAMSVLGTLPVFVAVSLLQRYLVRGISLGAVKG; via the coding sequence ATGAGGGCGCGGTATCCAGTTCTTCGGGGCGCGGCCTGGTACGTGATTTCCACGCTCGTCACCGTCATCTTCCTGTTTCCCATCTATTGGATGTTCATGATTTCGCTGAAGGCGCCGGAGGAAATCTTCAAATCACCACCGGCATGGTTCCCCGCACAACCGCAACTTGGCAGCTACATCGCCCTCTTCAAGGATGGTGACGTGTGGTCGCTGTGGAACAGCCTGGTGATCGCGGGTCTCTCGACGCTCGTGGCCATGGTGCTGGGAACCGTTTGCGCCTACGCCATCGTGCGCTTTCGCACGGGCGGAGAAAACCTCGCGATCTGGATTCTCTCCCAGCGCATGCTGCCGCCCATCGCCGTCGTGTTCCCGATCTTCCTCGCCTATGCCTCGTTCGGATTGTCGGACAGCTACGCCGGACTGGTGCTGCTCTACACGGCCTTCGCCTTGCCCTATGTGATCTGGATGATGCGCGGCTACCTGATGGACGTGCCCGTGGAACTGGAAGAGGCGGCCCTCGTCGATGGCTATTCGCACCTTGCCGTGTTGTGGAAGGTGACGGTGCCCATGGCGCGAAACGGCCTCATCGCCACGGCGATTTTCGCATTCGTCTTCTCGTGGAACGAGTTCCTCTTCGCGCTCATCCTTACGCGCACGGAGGTCATCACCTTCACCGTGCAGATCAGCCAGTATTTCGGATCGCAATCCACCTTCTGGGCGAAGATCGCGGCCATGTCGGTTCTCGGCACGCTGCCCGTCTTCGTCGCGGTGAGTTTGCTGCAGCGCTACCTCGTGCGCGGCATCAGTCTGGGAGCAGTCAAGGGATAG